The Canis lupus familiaris isolate Mischka breed German Shepherd chromosome 27, alternate assembly UU_Cfam_GSD_1.0, whole genome shotgun sequence genome window below encodes:
- the OR8S2 gene encoding olfactory receptor family 8 subfamily S member 2, whose amino-acid sequence MRNHSVVSEFILLGLSADPQIQALLFMLFLVIYLLTLMGNLLLLLVIRADSHLHSPMYFFLGQLSFLDLCHSSVTVPKLLENLLSEKKTISVEGCLAQVFFVFATGGTESCLLAVMAYDRYVAISSPLLYGQMMNRPLCMGLVWGSWSLAFLDALINILVALNLDFCEAQNIHHFSCELPSLYPLSCSDVSASFTALLCSSLLHFFGNFLLIFFSYVRILSTILSISSTTGRSKAFSTCSSHLTAVIFFYGSGLLRYLMPNSGSTQELIFSLQYSVVTPMLNPLIYSLKNKEVKAAVRRILRKCV is encoded by the coding sequence ATGAGAAACCACAGTGTTGTTTCTGAGTTCATTCTCCTTGGGCTGTCTGCTGACCCCCAGATCCAGGCTCTGCTCTTTATGCTGTTCCTTGTTATTTACCTCCTGACCCTGATGGGGAACCTGCTACTGCTGCTGGTGATTAGAGCTGATTCTCACCTTCACagccccatgtacttcttcctgggACAGTTGTCCTTCCTGGATCTCTGCCACTCCTCTGTCACTGTGCCCAAGCTTTTGGAGAACCTTCTGTCTGAGAAGAAAACCATCTCAGTAGAGGGCTGCCTCGCTCAGGTCTTCTTTGTGTTTGCCACTGGGGGCACTGAATCCTGCCTACTTGCtgtcatggcctatgaccgctatgttgCCATCAGCTCCCCTCTGCTCTATGGCCAGATGATGAACAGACCACTGTGTATGGGGCTGGTTTGGGGCTCATGGAGCTTAGCTTTTCTGGATGCTCTTATCAATATCCTTGTAGCTCTCAATTTAGACTTCTGTGAGGCTCAGAATATACACCACTTCAGCTGTGAGCTGCCATCTCTCTACCCTTTGTCTTGCTCTGATGTGTCTGCAAGTTTTACTGCCCTGCTCTGCTCCAGCCTCCTGCATTTCTTTGGAAATTTCCTCCTgatatttttctcctatgttcGCATTTTATCCACCATCCTGAGCATCAGTTCTACCACAGGCAGAAGCAaggccttctccacctgctcctcccacctcacTGCAGTGATCTTCTTTTATGGCTCAGGGTTACTCCGTTATCTCATGCCAAATTCAGGATCCACTCAAGAGTTAATCTTTTCCTTGCAGTATAGCGTGGTCACTCCTATGCTGAATCCTCTCATCTATAGCCTGAAGAACAAAGAGGTGAAGGCAGCTGTGagaagaattttgagaaaatgtgtCTAG